TAAAAACGTCGAGCAACATAATGAACGACCACATGGTCCAATACCACCTAGTAATTTAGCTTCATCTCTAACACCAATTTGTCTTAATTCAATACGTGTTTTTAATTTTTGAGCTAATATTTTCACCAATTTTCTAAAGTCCACACGGTCATCAGAAGTGAAATTAAAAATTACCTTTGATTTATCTAACGTAAACTCACAATTAACCAATCTCATTGATAAATCCAATTGCTGAATCGTTGATTTGCATAACTCCATCGCTTCACTAGCATCTTGTTCATTTTGGTCATATTTTTCTCTATCTTCGTTTGAAGCTACACGGACAATTTCTTTTAAAGGTAAAGTTACGTCTTCATCTGCAACATCTAAAGGCGCATATTTAACACGTCCCATTTCTATTCCTCTTTTAGATTCAACAACGACCCATTGTCCCGCTTCCAAGTCGTAATTCATCGGGGAATAATACTCTAATTTACCTGACTTTTGAAAGTCTATGCCTACAACATTTTGCATGTTTAACTCACCCCTTTTATAACTATCTGTTCGAACACTAACGTCGGGTTAACATTCTGATTTAATTTTTTATTCGCTTCAGTTATTCTATCATACATTAAAACGATTTGATTAAAATCAATTTTACTCGCATAGTTAGTTATATCTACTTTAATATCTCGATAAATCATTTTATCATCTATGCCAACTTTTGCGTGCATGATATCTTCAAAAAATGCGTTAACCGCTGCTAATGTTAACAATTGCAAACGTCTATTTTTAGCTTGTTTTAATAAATCAACGATACCAATTAAAGCCATATGTTTATTCGATAGCAATAAATTACACCAACGCAAAATACTTTTACGTAACGTTGCTAAATCAGCTTCCTCATTTATACTTAATGCCGTATCTAGTTGTGTCGTATATGTACATAATAACTCGGCAACAGGTCGAGAAATTTCATGTTCTTCCAGTCTTTGAATAAATCGCTCTTTATCTATTGGTTTAAAATAAATGTGCTGACACCTTGAATGGATTGTATTTAAAATTTGCTCTGGTTTAGTAGAAAGCAAAATCGCTACCGTGTTTTCTGGTGGCTCTTCCAAAAATTTTAAAATACTATTCTCGCCTTGAACTGTTAGTTTTTCAAAAGACTCAATAATATATACTTTATGGTCACTTTCTATTGGCAATTGATTCATATGTCTAACAAGTTGTTCTATTTGGTCCTTTTTTATTGTAGTTTCTTCAGAAGCGACATGCATAAAATCAGGATGGTTGAATGTATCTACTTTTAACTGACACTGTTCATTATCGTTACATAAAATTAGTTTCGCAAATTCTAAAGCTACTTGTTGCATTGTTTGTGCGTCATCACCTTCAAATAAATAAGCATGTGATAATTTATTTGAGTGATAAGCATTTGTCAGCATTTCTTGTTCATCCATCACAAAAATACTCCTTTATATAAAAAGGCTGCATATATAGCAAGTTAATTCATATGGTAATAAAATAATTACCTGTATGAATTACAAATGCATATATAGCAACCATAATTTAGAATTGATGGAAAGCTTCAACTGGCATTACGAATACCGTTGCTCCTCCAACTTCAACTTCAACTGGATATGGGATATAAGAATCAGCACTACCACCCATTGGTGTAATTGGCGATACAAGTTGCTCTCTATTACCACATGTATCATCGATAACTTTTAAAATTTCGTCTACACGTTCATCTTCAACACCTGAAAGGAATGTCGTGTTACCTGCTCTTAAAAATCCACCTGTTGTAGCAAGTTTTGTTGCTCTAAAATTATTTTTTACGAGTTGGTCTGAAAGTTCTTGGCTGTCTTGATCTTGGACAATCGCAATAATCATTTTCATATTCATACACCTCTTCACATTATTATATCATAATTTTTCTAAATATTTGAGAATAGATTTATACGTTGCATCCACAACGTCATCGATATTTTGATTGGCGTCAATCACAACAAATCGAGAAGCATCACTGTCAATTACTTTATGATAGCCCTCTACTACTTTTTCATGGAAGGCTACATCTTCCTGATCTAGACGATTTTGTTCACGTAAATTTGATACGATACGTTCTCTTCCTACTTCAACACTAACATCTAAATAAATTGTTAAATCAGGATATAGACCATTAATCGCAAACTCGTTTATTGCTTTAACTTCCTCTACTCCTATACCCCTTGCATAACCTTGATATGCTAAAGAACTATCAATATATCTATCACATAAAACTACTTTACCTTGGTCAAGCGCTGGAATAACTTTGCCTACAAGATGTTCGCGTCTTGATGCTGCAAACAATAAGGCTTCTGTACGTTCATCCATATCGCCACCTTCTAATAATATTTCGCGAATTTGTTCCCCAGTAGATACGCCACCTGGTTCTCTAGTAACAATCGTTTCAAATTTGTCTTGTAATTTTGCTGCTACTTGTTGTAGTACAGTCGTTTTCCCTGAGCCTTCCGGGCCTTCAAACGTAATAAATGCTGACATTTTATTCATCCTTAATTTCTATATAATTATTTTTAATTCCTTCTACTCTCAACTTTTGGTTAGACCAATATCGCAATAATTTTACCATATTTGCAGTTATTTTTTCGCCCTTCAACATAATTGGTATGCCTGGCGGATATGGCACGATATGCGTAGCCAAAATTTTACCCTCGGCCTCTTCAAGCTTAACTGTTCGTGTTTTGTTATTAGCACTGAACTTATAATGTCCTATGGCCGTAGTTTTTATTTGTTTCTCTATCGATATTGAGGATGTTTTAGTTAATTTTAGCCGTTTTATTTTATTTAATAAATCATTAAATGGATAAGTATCATGTTGATGCCATAACGGCAAAACAAACAAGACTTGATATTCATCCGCTAACTCTACAAAAATGCTGTGTGTCTCAAACATCGTCTGTAATTCATATCCATCATATGCGTGATGAGATAAACAAAGTTTTAATGGGTCGTCCATTTCTGTCACTGTTAGCCCTTGTTGCTCTAAATAATCAATTAGTTTTTGCCGTTTATCAAAAAACACGTCACTCTTATAAGTTTCATAAAAGTGATGAGCCAACTCTAGACTAGACATTAACAAATAAGAAGGGCTTGAAGATTGAAAATAACTTAAATAATTGATTACTTGTTGTCTTAGTGGTGCATCCTTATGTATAAACAATACCGAACTCATTGTTAGTGACGGTAAAGTTTTATGATAAGATTGAACGACAAAATCTGCCCCAAAGTTTAACGTTGACTGAGGAAAACCTTCCAAATCAAAATGTGCGCCATGCGCTTCGTCGACTAATACTGGTATGTTCAGTTTATGTAAATGTTCAAGCTGTGGCTTTATATCAAAGCACTCTCCATAATAGTTAGGATAAGTATACACTGCTAATTTATGGTCCTTTTCAAAATAATCTACATTGCTATATGTAGGGCCTAAATATTGGTAAGTATTTGGACTTATATCCATGCCTAATAATAAGGCATTGCCTCGTGCTATCTCAAGACCATGAAAAACTGATTTATGTGCATTTCTCGGGATAATGTAATCTCCTGATGTATGAGCAAATGCTTGAATAACTGATAAAATGCCGGACGTAGTCCCATTAACCAAATAAAAAGCGTCATAGTCTTTATGTTTAGTTATATTAGCCATACTTTCGTACAACACTTCCTCTGGATGATGCAAGTCGTCCAATCCAGTAATTTCAGTCATATCCATATTAATATTTAATTTATCCAAACTACCAATTGTATTATTTTTATGCCCAGGTACATGCATAGAAATTGGATTTTCTTTCATTAAAGATTTCAATTTATTAGTTAACGGTAATGCCATCTTCCATACACATCCACTCTATAGTATTACTAACCCATTATAAAGTATCGCTTTAGCTTCTTCAAAATTTTATTGATAGAGCATTTTATCTTTTAATTAATCTTACATTTTCAGGTATAAAAAAAGAGACTCGAAGGTCTCGTATGGGTTCCTCTATTAGCGGGATGTAAGGCTGCTACCATCGGCGCTAAGAAGCTTTTTTGGCTTGAGGCAAGCGCTCGCATCTTTCCTCACTTGCATGCCTCGCTTACTTGCTTACCTACTCGTAAGCGCGTGGCGCGATGCCTTGAGTTCGTCATCTTCAAACGCTTTCTCTACGCCAATGGGTTTAATGTTTTATTTTCAATTTATATAAACAGACCTACGGTCTTAATGTAATTTAATAATTACTTTAAGAAGTTAAGCTCCTTTAGACATAAAAAAAGAGACCTTTTGGTCTCTTGATCGCCTGGCAACGTCTAAAGTCCCACTCTTTAAGTTTTGTGGGACTTACACAGGTGCTATTCACCTGTGTTCCTCTATTAGCGGGACGTAAATCTGCTACCATCGGCGCTAAGGAGCTTTTTTGGCTTGAGGGGCAAGCGCTCGCATCTTTCCTCACTTGCATGCCTCGCTTACTTGCTTACCTTCTCGTAAGCGCGTGGCGCGATGCACTGAGTTCGTCACCTTCAAACGCTTTCTCTGCGTCAATGGGTTTAATGTTTTATTTTCTGTTTATAGAAAGACCTTCGGTCTTGAAGTGTTTTTAATATTATTCTAAGAAGTTAAGCTCCTTTTAAGCATAAAAAAAAGAGACCTTTTGGTCTCTTGATTGCCTGGCAACGTCCTACTCTAGCGGGACGTAAGTCCGACTACCATCGGCGCTAAGGAGCTTAACTTCTGTGTTCGGCATGGGAACAGGTGTGACCTCCTTGCCATTGTCACCAGACAATGATGTATAAAGTTATACATTCAAAACTAGATAGTAAGTAAATATCATTGTACCAATCAAAACATTTAAATTGATTAAGTCTTCGATCGATTAGTATTCGTCAGCTCCACATGTCGCCATGTTTCCACCTCGAACCTATTAACCTCATCATCTTTGAGGGATCTTATAACCGAAGTTGGGAAATCTCATCTTGAGGGGGGCTTCATGCTTAGATGCTTTCAGCACTTATCCCGTCCATACATAGCTACCCAGCGATGCCGTTGGCACGACAACTGGTACACCAGAGGTATGTCCATCCCGGTCCTCTCGTACTAAGGACAGCTCCTCTCAAATTTCCTACGCCCACGACGGATAGGGACCGAACTGTCTCACGACGTTCTGAACCCAGCTCGCGTACCGCTTTAATGGGCGAACAGCCCAACCCTTGGGACCGACTACAGCCCCAGGATGCGATGAGCCGACATCGAGGTGCCAAACCTCCCCGTCGATGTGAACTCTTGGGGGAGATAAGCCTGTTATCCCCGGGGTAGCTTTTATCCGTTGAGCGATGGCCCTTCCATGCGGAACCACCGGATCACTAAGTCCGTCTTTCGACCCTGCTCGACTTGTAAGTCTCGCAGTCAAGCTCCCTTATGCCTTTACACTCTGTGAATGATTTCCAACCATTCTGAGGGAACCTTTGAGCGCCTCCGTTACTCTTTAGGAGGCGACCGCCCCAGTCAAACTGCCCATCTGACACTGTCTCCCACCATGATCAATGGTGCGGGTTAGAAATCCAACACAGCGAGGGTAGTATCCCACCAACGCCTCCACGTAAACTAGCGTTCACGCTTCTAAGGCTCCTACCTATCCTGTACAAACTGTGCCGAATTTCAATATCAGACTGCAGTAAAGCTCCACGGGGTCTTTCCGTCCTGTCGCGGGTAACCTGCATCTTCACAGGTACTATGATTTCACCGAGTCTCTCGTTGAGACAGTGCCCAAATCGTTACGCCTTTCGTGCGGGTCGGAACTTACCCGACAAGGAATTTCGCTACCTTAGGACCGTTATAGTTACGGCCGCCGTTTACTGGGGCTTCGATTCGTAGCTTCGCAGAAGCTAACCACTCCTCTTAACCTTCCAGCACCGGGCAGGCGTCAGCCCCTATACATCACCTTACGGTTTAGCAGAGACCTGTGTTTTTGATAAACAGTCGCTTGGGCCTATTCACTGCGGCTCTCCCGGGCGTTAACCCTAGAGAGCACCCCTTCTCCCGAAGTTACGGGGTCATTTTGCCGAGTTCCTTAACGAGAGTTCGCTCGCTCACCTTAGAATTCTCATCTTGACTACCTGTGTCGGTTTGCGGTACGGGCACCTAATATTCTAGCTAGAGGCTTTTCTTGGCAGTGTGAAATCAACGACTCGAGGAAACAATTTCCTCTCCCCATCACAGCTTGACCTTATGAGTGCCGGATTTGCCTAACACTCAGTCTTACTGCTTGGACGTGCACTCCAACAGCACGCTTCGCCTATCCTACTGCGTCCCCCCATCGCTTAAAACGAATTTAGGTGGTACAGGAATATCAACCTGTTATCCATCGCCTACGCCTATCGGCCTCAGCTTAGGTCCCGACTAACCCAGAGCGGACGAGCCTTCCTCTGGAAACCTTAGTCAATCGGTGGACGGGATTCTCACCCGTCTTTCGCTACTCACACCGGCATTCTCACTTCTAAGCGCTCCACATGTCCTTGCGATCATGCTTCAACGCCCTTAGAACGCTCTCCTACCATTGTCCTACGGACAATCCACAGCTTCGGTAATATGTTTAGCCCCGGTACATTTTCGGCGCAGTGTCACTCGACTAGTGAGCTATTACGCACTCTTTAAATGATGGCTGCTTCTAAGCCAACATCCTAGTTGTCTGGGCAACGCCACATCCTTTTCCACTTAACATATATTTTGGGACCTTAGCTGGTGGTCTGGGCTGTTTCCCTTTCGAACACGGACCTTATCACCCATGTTCTGACTCCCAAGTTAAATTGATTGGCATTCGGAGTTTGTCTGAATTCGGTAACCCGAGAAGGGCCCCTCGTCCAAACAGTGCTCTACCTCCAATAATCATCACTTGAGGCTAGCCCTAAAGCTATTTCGGAGAGAACCAGCTATCTCCAGGTTCGATTGGAATTTCTCCGCTACCCACAACTCATCCGCTCACTTTTCAACGTAAGTCGGTTCGGTCCTCCATTCAGTGTTACCTGAACTTCAACCTGGTCATGGGTAGATCACCTGGTTTCGGGTCTACGACCAAATACTCAACGCCCTATTCAGACTCGCTTTCGCTACGGCTCCACATTTCCTGCTTAACCTTGCATCAAATCGTAACTCGCCGGTTCATTCTACAAAAGGCACGCCATCACCCATTAACGGGCTCTGACTACTTGTAAGCACACGGTTTCAAGTTCTCTTTCACTCCCCTTCCGGGGTACTTTTCACCTTTCCCTCACGGTACTGGTTCACTATCGGTCACTAGAGAGTATTTAGCCTTGGGAGATGGTCCTCCCAGATTCCGACGGAATTTCACGTGCTCCGTCGTACTCAGGATCCACTCAAGAGGGTTATCGTTTTCGACTACAGGATTATTACCTTCTTTGATGTATCTTTCCAGATACTTCGTCTAACAATAACTTTTGTAACTCCGTATAGAGTGTCCTACAACCCCAACAAGCAAGCTTGTTGGTTTGGGCTGTTCCCGTTTCGCTCGCCGCTACTCAGGGAATCGATTTTTCTTTCTCTTCCTCCGGGTACTAAGATGTTTCAGTTCTCCGGGTATGCCTTCTAACATGCTATGTATTCACATGTTGATAACACGACATGACTCGTGTTGGGTTTCCCCATTCGGAAATCTCTGGATCAAAGCTTACTTACAGCTCCCCAAAGCATATCGTCGTTAGTAACGTCCTTCTTCGGCTTCTAGTGCCAAGGCATCCACCGTGCGCCCTTAATAACTTAATCTTTTTGTTTTCAAGTCAAACGCTCGCATTCTGCTTTGTTGCTTCGTCTGATTGTCAGTTGTTTACAGAAGTAAACGCCTTAAATCATCCTCGCAACGCATTGACTGACAAACGTTTTCTTTTGAAAACATCTATCGAAGTCAAACGCAATGTTTAACTCAAAACCCAAAATGTTATTAATCTGTGAGTGTTCTTTCGAACACTAGCGATTATTTTAGTTTGAATTCAAGCTTTTTAAAACTCTAATTCACTCGGTTTTGCTTGGTAAAATCTATATTTTACTTACTTATCTAGTTTTCAATGTACAATCTTTGAATACTCTATGAGCATTCAAAACTGAATACAATATGTCTACGTTATTCCGTTTCATCTTCGTAGAAGATGTTCCGAATATATCCTTAGAAAGGAGGTGATCCAGCCGCACCTTCCGATACGGCTACCTTGTTACGACTTCACCCCAATCATTTGTCCCACCTTCGACGGCTAGCTCCATAATGGTTACTCCACCGGCTTCGGGTGTTACAAACTCTCGTGGTGTGACGGGCGGTGTGTACAAGACCCGGGAACGTATTCACCGTAGCATGCTGATCT
The Staphylococcus kloosii genome window above contains:
- a CDS encoding PSP1 domain-containing protein; translation: MQNVVGIDFQKSGKLEYYSPMNYDLEAGQWVVVESKRGIEMGRVKYAPLDVADEDVTLPLKEIVRVASNEDREKYDQNEQDASEAMELCKSTIQQLDLSMRLVNCEFTLDKSKVIFNFTSDDRVDFRKLVKILAQKLKTRIELRQIGVRDEAKLLGGIGPCGRSLCCSTFLGDFEPVSIKMAKDQNLSLNPTKISGACGRLMCCLKYENDYYEEARAQLPDVGDNIETPDGNGKVIGLNILDVSMQVKVEGFEQPLEYKAEELEAFN
- a CDS encoding DNA polymerase III subunit delta' C-terminal domain-containing protein, which gives rise to MDEQEMLTNAYHSNKLSHAYLFEGDDAQTMQQVALEFAKLILCNDNEQCQLKVDTFNHPDFMHVASEETTIKKDQIEQLVRHMNQLPIESDHKVYIIESFEKLTVQGENSILKFLEEPPENTVAILLSTKPEQILNTIHSRCQHIYFKPIDKERFIQRLEEHEISRPVAELLCTYTTQLDTALSINEEADLATLRKSILRWCNLLLSNKHMALIGIVDLLKQAKNRRLQLLTLAAVNAFFEDIMHAKVGIDDKMIYRDIKVDITNYASKIDFNQIVLMYDRITEANKKLNQNVNPTLVFEQIVIKGVS
- a CDS encoding cyclic-di-AMP receptor codes for the protein MKMIIAIVQDQDSQELSDQLVKNNFRATKLATTGGFLRAGNTTFLSGVEDERVDEILKVIDDTCGNREQLVSPITPMGGSADSYIPYPVEVEVGGATVFVMPVEAFHQF
- the tmk gene encoding dTMP kinase, with the protein product MSAFITFEGPEGSGKTTVLQQVAAKLQDKFETIVTREPGGVSTGEQIREILLEGGDMDERTEALLFAASRREHLVGKVIPALDQGKVVLCDRYIDSSLAYQGYARGIGVEEVKAINEFAINGLYPDLTIYLDVSVEVGRERIVSNLREQNRLDQEDVAFHEKVVEGYHKVIDSDASRFVVIDANQNIDDVVDATYKSILKYLEKL
- a CDS encoding aminotransferase class I/II-fold pyridoxal phosphate-dependent enzyme; the protein is MALPLTNKLKSLMKENPISMHVPGHKNNTIGSLDKLNINMDMTEITGLDDLHHPEEVLYESMANITKHKDYDAFYLVNGTTSGILSVIQAFAHTSGDYIIPRNAHKSVFHGLEIARGNALLLGMDISPNTYQYLGPTYSNVDYFEKDHKLAVYTYPNYYGECFDIKPQLEHLHKLNIPVLVDEAHGAHFDLEGFPQSTLNFGADFVVQSYHKTLPSLTMSSVLFIHKDAPLRQQVINYLSYFQSSSPSYLLMSSLELAHHFYETYKSDVFFDKRQKLIDYLEQQGLTVTEMDDPLKLCLSHHAYDGYELQTMFETHSIFVELADEYQVLFVLPLWHQHDTYPFNDLLNKIKRLKLTKTSSISIEKQIKTTAIGHYKFSANNKTRTVKLEEAEGKILATHIVPYPPGIPIMLKGEKITANMVKLLRYWSNQKLRVEGIKNNYIEIKDE